Proteins encoded by one window of Rhea pennata isolate bPtePen1 chromosome 11, bPtePen1.pri, whole genome shotgun sequence:
- the MOSPD1 gene encoding motile sperm domain-containing protein 1 isoform X1 — MQQQKRQPELVEGNLPVFVFPTELIFYADDQSTHKQVLTLYNPYEFALKFKVLCTTPNKYAVVDAAGAVKPQCCVDIVIRHRDVRASHYGVIDKFRLQVSEQSQRKALGRKEIIATLLPSAKEQQQKEEEEKRIKEHLTESVFFEQTLCQPGKNRTASSGPSLLTVFLGIVCIAALMLPTLGEVESLVPLYLHLSVNQKLVAAYVLGLITMVILRT, encoded by the exons ATGCAGCAACAAAAAAGACAACCAGAGTTAGTGGAAGGAAatcttcctgtttttgtttttcctacagAACTTATATTTTATGCAGATGACCAGTCAACACACAAGCAGGTGTTGACTCTTTATAACCCCTATGAGTTTGCCTTAAAATTCAAAG TTCTTTGTACAACTCCCAATAAATATGCGGTGGTTGATGCTGCTGGTGCAGTGAAGCCTCAGTGCTGTGTTGATAT TGTGATCCGTCACAGAGATGTTCGGGCTTCTCACTATGGTGTGATAGATAAATTCCGCCTGCAAGTGTCTGAGCAGAGCCAGAGGAAAGCACTGGGGAGAAAGGAGATTATTGCTACTCTGCTTCCATCTGCaaaggaacaacaacaaaaggaagaagaggaaaaacgAATAAAAGAACATCTGACTGAAAGTGTCTTTTTTGAGCAGACTTTGTGTCAACCAGGTA aaaacagaactgcCTCATCGGGACCTAGTTTACTAACAGTCTTCCTGGGTATAGTGTGCATTGCAGCACTAATGCTACCTACTTTGGGGGAAGTGGAATCCCTGGTGCCTCTCTACCTCCATTTAAGTGTGAATCAAAAGTTAGTAGCTGCTTATGTTTTAG GTCTCATCACCATGGTTATTTTGAGAACATGA
- the MOSPD1 gene encoding motile sperm domain-containing protein 1 isoform X2, whose translation MQQQKRQPELVEGNLPVFVFPTELIFYADDQSTHKQVLTLYNPYEFALKFKVLCTTPNKYAVVDAAGAVKPQCCVDIVIRHRDVRASHYGVIDKFRLQVSEQSQRKALGRKEIIATLLPSAKEQQQKEEEEKRIKEHLTESVFFEQTLCQPENRTASSGPSLLTVFLGIVCIAALMLPTLGEVESLVPLYLHLSVNQKLVAAYVLGLITMVILRT comes from the exons ATGCAGCAACAAAAAAGACAACCAGAGTTAGTGGAAGGAAatcttcctgtttttgtttttcctacagAACTTATATTTTATGCAGATGACCAGTCAACACACAAGCAGGTGTTGACTCTTTATAACCCCTATGAGTTTGCCTTAAAATTCAAAG TTCTTTGTACAACTCCCAATAAATATGCGGTGGTTGATGCTGCTGGTGCAGTGAAGCCTCAGTGCTGTGTTGATAT TGTGATCCGTCACAGAGATGTTCGGGCTTCTCACTATGGTGTGATAGATAAATTCCGCCTGCAAGTGTCTGAGCAGAGCCAGAGGAAAGCACTGGGGAGAAAGGAGATTATTGCTACTCTGCTTCCATCTGCaaaggaacaacaacaaaaggaagaagaggaaaaacgAATAAAAGAACATCTGACTGAAAGTGTCTTTTTTGAGCAGACTTTGTGTCAACCAG aaaacagaactgcCTCATCGGGACCTAGTTTACTAACAGTCTTCCTGGGTATAGTGTGCATTGCAGCACTAATGCTACCTACTTTGGGGGAAGTGGAATCCCTGGTGCCTCTCTACCTCCATTTAAGTGTGAATCAAAAGTTAGTAGCTGCTTATGTTTTAG GTCTCATCACCATGGTTATTTTGAGAACATGA